The genomic stretch AAGAGAAATCTGTACAATATAACTCCAAAACAAATTTATTCTACTAAAGGTGGATTCTTTGATTTTCAAGACCCTGAGTTCATTTACATAAACAGAGGACTGGATTTAAAGATTCAAGAAGAAATTTATTTTCATGAAAGTTTCCATAGAACGTTGAGTAATCAAACTATTTATGGACAAACTATTATTTGCTTGAGTAAAATAATTAATCATTTAATGGAAAATCAAAATGATTATAATAAAAAACTGCTTTCAAATTATATATATATAAGGAATTCATTTTTCAAAAACATGTATTTTGTACAAGAGGGAGGTGCTATCACAAGAGCTTTTTGCATGCTACCACTAATTTATTCTGTAAATAGCTATGAAGACTATTATAAAACAAACGAAAATTACTTTAATAATTTAGCTCCAGTATATCTTAAAATAGCTCTTTACTACACCTCATTTATTGAAAAATTTTTTGAATTCTCATATGTTCCACAAACATTAATGTACTATTTAAATGAGACACTGACTAGGTTTTGTATGAATCTATCTGAATTTAAGAATTTAAATTCAATAATGTTCTTTATGAATGATAATAAGATAATAAACGATAAATTGTCACCTGATGAAACATTTTTTGAAGTAGTTGAATCGCTAAGAAAAAACAAAAGTAGCTTTATAGAGAACATTATTTATGCAATGGAAAAAACTTTTAAAATAGATATAACAAACCCCCTTTTTGAAGAAGCACACCGAGATTTTATAGACAAAAAAGACGTTGATGGAGAGACTTTAATTCTTGAAGTTTTTCTAGAGTGTTTTGAAAACTCTTTTCCTACTAAATCTATTCCCTCATCAAATTACAAAAATTTAGAAGTAATGTTAAATTGGGTTAAAATTATTGAGGATGAATTTATCTCATTAGTTCCAAGCTATACTGCAACCAAATTTACTTTCACAAATAACATGGATGAAAAACTAAAAAAATTGAAAAAAAGAAAATATTTTAAATTATTGTTGTCCGATAAAAATTAAAACCACTTGATTTTAATTTTTATTCATTTGATTTTCAGTGTTTTAATTTTCAGTTTTCATGTTTTTCTAAAAACAGGCTACCAATTAAATGTTAGCTGTTCACTTTCAGCCTTATCAATTATCCAGTCTTTTTCAGGGTTTTCTAAAAATTTCATCAGATTAATATAATTGAAAAGGTGAATTTTACAGAAACTAACTAAATTAGAAAAAGCCCAACTTCTTTTTAGCCTCTTTTTTATGACTGCAAATAACAAATTGACTATTAAAACGCAATATATCTGTATTTTAATAGCATTTTCATTATCTCCTAAAAAATATTTCAAAGGAAAATTTTGTTTTAATTGTTTAAATAATAACTCAATTTGCCATCTAATTTTATACAAAGCAGCAATTAAATCGGCTCTTAAATCAAATAAATTAGTTAAAAACTCAAATTCTCTTTTATTTACTCGATCATAAAAAGTTACTTTTCTTAATTTCAATGGGGTTTTTTCTTTGCCTTTTTTTACTTCTACTTCAATTATTTGATCTTCTAAAACTCCATTATGAATATAATCTGCAACATCTAAATCTTCAATTTTTCTATAAGAAGCATTGTCTTTTATTCGAGTTACAAATCCTGTTTCATATGCTGTAAAATGCTCAAAAGCCCTGTAATCATTATAGCCTTTGTCAAAAACATAAATTGTGTTTTTATCACAATTTAATTTTTCTAAAAATTTATGGTCGTGTGTTTTTGCTTCGCTAAACCAAACCAAACTCGGTACAATTTCATCTGCATTCACTACTGTATGAACTTTGATTCCACCTTTTCTTTTACCACTTTTTGAATGTCTGCCAACACACTCCATTATATTTTTAAACAGACTTATTGTTGAACTATCAAAGATTTTAACTTGCTTTTTTATAACATCTTTAATTCGGCTGTCCGATAAAAAACCACCATATTGTTTTAATAATTGATGGTAAATATTTTCAAAAACTAAAACGTCTCTTTTTTTATTTGCATCTGATAATGTACTTCTTTTAGGTATATGATTTAATTGAAAACTACTCGTTTTCCCAGATAAACCAAGCATTGCTCCAGATATCTCACGTAAAGATGTGCATTTGGAAAAGGAACAAAAAAGCATACTTATCAGATGATCCTTTGTAGTAAACCGCTTCGTATAACGGTCTGAATTACACTTTTTAACTTCCTTTTTTATCATTGAATCATCAATTAAAGAAATCAGCTGTCCGAAAACAGACTTGCTAGAAAAATAAGTACTTTTGCCCATCGTATTTTGTGTTTCGCAATACAAATTTACGATTCATTTAAAGAAGCCAACTTGTTGGCTTCTTTTTTATCGGACAACAATGATTTTAAATCATAAAAAAATATAATTTACAATGGAGATTGGAAAATATAAAACAGCATTAGTGAACAAATCTAAAATTGATAATATTTTTGGTATTTTGCTATATTCTAATTCAAATCCTTTCCTTGTCAAGGTAATTAAAGATGAAGATTTTTGGAATTCATTGCACACAAATTCAGGCACAAAATTTCCAATATTTGCTTTAAAACCAAAATTAGGATATTATTCTTTACCAAATCAAAATAATCATACTCTTTACCACTTAATTCCAATATGGAAAGAACCATCTGAAAATCAAGAATTACTCAAAGAACTTGGCATTCCAGATACAAAAAAATTACCTCTTTTAGTAATATGCACAGAAGTAAATAAAACTTACCTTTCTTGTGCTTATGAAATTAAAGGAGATAGTATTAATTCTGTATTTAATTCCTTGAATAAATTTTGCAAAATAATAAATGATACTGTTGAGAAATTTGATGAAAAAAATTTAAAAAACAACGAATCTTTATTTAGAGAGATATCTAAAAATTTTGAATATTATGTAGCATGGAATGAATTAAATAAAGGCTATGGAATGTTCAAAAAGATCAGAAGTTTTTTTAAACTATTTTAGCAACTATAGCCAACAATGTATAATCTCAATTAAGGCGGGTTCGACTACGTCCTAATCCTAATTACTTCACAAAAACTTAAACTTGTACCTGATGACCATACCAAACGTTATAGATAAAAAATCTAACCTTCAAATATTTAAATATCAAAAACTTAGATGTAAACTGCCCGCTCGGGTATAAAAACAAAAAACCTGTAATCTATTAAATTACAGGTTTTTACAATTTTAGTGACCGCGAAGGGATTATATCATGATCCCTACAACGCTCCGCGTTGAGAATCAAAAATCCACAAAATCAAAAAAGCAAGCTTTATGATTTTGCTTGCTTTTTGATTCATTCGTGACCACGAACATTCAAAGTTCGAACTTTTTGGTGGTGGATTTGAAAGCTATTTGTGTGTTTACGGAGTGGCACTCGTATCTATTGAACACTTCTTAAATTTGTCGGAAAAATTTGTAATTTTAAATAAATATGATGTAGCTTTATCATGTATAAACTATTAGTCATTCCCCTTTTAAGATTTATTAATAATATTCGGAATTATGAGAAAAATTATTCTTTTTTTTATTATTACTGCTACCTTAAGCCTACATGGACAAGAAATCACTAAAATAGATAGTCTTTTGACAAAGCTTGACTCTACAGCTAATCAAAATCAAAAGTTTGAAATTTTAGAAAAAATTATTTACATTTCTTTTAACAAATCACAGAAAGTTGACAGTCTAAGTAAATTCTACATCGAGTATATTAGAATTGCAAAGAAGAAAAATGAATATCAAAAGTTGATTAAATGCTACCTTTATTTATCTGAAAATTTCTTAAAAGAAAGACAAAAGGAAGATGCTTTTTTTTATATAGATAGTGCTACACAGGTGAATAATATTTTGAGAAGTGATAAGCAGAAAATTTTAATAATAAATCAAAAAGGAAGAATTTTTGAAGCGTTTGAAGAATATCAAAAAGCGATAAATGTTTTCAAAGATATTTATTCTATTGAAGATATTTATTCTAAATGTGGAGCAACTCCATGCAATGTAATAAGTAACATTGGAGTGGCTGAAAAAAAACTTGGAAATGCTCTCAAATCTATTGAGTATCATCTTGAGGCTCTGGAATGCTTGGAACTAAATCCCAATCCTCAAATCTATAACTTTGTCATAAATAATATTGGCTGGGCATACATGGATATAGAACAATATGATAAGGCTGAAGAATACTTCCTAAAAGCACTAACTAGCATGGAGGCTAATGAAAATGAGCGTTCTGCGGCTAACATTTACCGATCTATTGCTATTAATTATTCTCGCTGGGGAAAATATGAGGAAGCCTTGAATTACAACAAAAAGGCTCTTGACATTTATTTAAAACAGGGTAGAAAATTATTAATCTATGATGTTACAGAAAATATTGCTATTACTTATGCGAGAATGGAAAATTTCTCAAAAGCAGAAAGTTATTCTAGTAATGCCCTTAAAATCGCTAAGGAAATCAATTTTGAACTAGGAATTAAAGGGAGTAAATTAACATTAGCTCAAACATTGATAAGTGCAAAGAAATTTTTAGAAGCTGAAAAATATCTTCTTGATATTAGTAAAGATACTTCTAATACAAGATTTAGACAAGTGCTTATGGAGGCTTACTTACAAAGTTCGTCAATATTATATGAGAAAACAGGAAACTATAGAGAGTCCTTAAAATTCCAACAGCGATTCAAATCATTTAGTGATTCTATAGTTTCTGAAGGGAAAGAAAAAGAAATAACTGAAATTGAAAGGAAATATAATATAGAAAAAAAAGAAAAAGAGTTAGCCATTGAAAGAGAAGAAAAACAAGAGCTATTATACAGGAATTCTGAACTCAACTGGTATTTAGCAGTTACTATAGCAGGCATTGTATTATCAATTTTGATAATTCTATTATTCTATCGTTCTTATAAACTTAAACGTGAAGCTGAAATTCAGAAAAAATCAAAGAAAATTCTATCCCTTGAAAATAAAATATTTACATTAATTTCAGTTCAAAAGGAGACTAAACTCCAAACAAAAATATCTTTTGATGAGCATCTTAAAGAAACATATAACATCACGAATAAAATGCTAGCATTTTGGAAGCTTCAGGCTCAAGGATATGTAGAGAGAGAAATTGCTGAAATATTAGGTTTAAAAGAAAGCGGAATAGAAACTAGAAGAAATAGTTTATACACAAAGTTCTTTCAAAAAGAAAAAAAGAAATTCAATCGCAATACCTCGATAGGTTTATACTTGAATGAGATTACTCAATTCTATGAAGAAAAAATTCATCAAATCAATACTAGCATTAAAGATAATACCTAATTTTTAAATTAATTTCGCTAAAATATACCATTCCTACAAGGGTAATTTTACACAATTCACTGATAAACAGTAATTTAACTTAAATTGATATGTAATATTTTTTGTAACATTGAAGTAATATTAATTTAAAACTACTATCAATGATGACAAAAAAGTTATACCAAAAATATTTAAAAATACTAGCAATCATCTTTTTATTTTTTATAAATAGTTGCTCAGAGGAAAATGATGAAATTCAGATTATTAATACTGATATTTCAGTATCTGCATCTCAAACTACAATTCTATGGATAGATGAATTCGACTTGAATGATCAAATCAATTCATCATTCTATTTCAATTATGGAAATGTAAATTCAAATGAAGTCCAAACAAGCATAACCATTAATCAGGATTCAACTATCGTAACCGCTTTTATAGATTTCAAAGAAGAGTTTAGAAATAAATATGACGATATAAATTTGTCGAATAATACAGCATCAATCAGTTTAGAACAAGATGACCCTAATGAGTCAATTGATGAAGATGAAGAAGACGAAATTTCATCTTCAGATATAATTGATTTAAATCAGTCTTTAGAAAGTAGTTTATCAAATTTTAATCTAAATCAGATTGGCATACTTCAATTACCAATTCAAATTCATATAATAAATGATGACAGTGGCAACGGAGGTCTTGATGTTTCTGATGTGCAGACATCTTTAAATAGAATTAATTCAGCCTTTCAATTTGCAAAAATTGAATTTGTTCAATGTAACCAACCAAATATAATTAATAATAGTGATTTTTATAATCATATAAAAAATGAAGAACAGTTTGCCGTACAAAATGATGTGCCTGACGTGTTGAATATTTATATTCCCAAAACAATAACTAAAGTAAACAATGACAATACTACTACTAGTTTAGGCGGTTATGCTTTTTTCCCATTTGAAGATGTAGACAGAATCTATGTTAAAAAAAGCAGGTTTGATGAAACAACATTAGAGCATGAAATAGGTCACTATTTATCTCTTTACCATACTCATTCCACTGCTGGTGACAATGGTGTTTTTGGTATAGGATGTCTTTTTGAAGGAGATGGTATTTGCGATACACCAACTGATCCAAATTTAAGTGGAAATGTCAATTCAAATTGTGAATACATTGGAGATACGCCTAATAGTGCTCTAACAAATAATATAATGTCATATTCAAGAAGTAATTGTAGAACTCAGTTTACTAATGAACAACTAATAAGAATGGCTTTTTCAGCTAGAATACATAGAACTAATTTAATGTGTATGAGCTCTCCTTCAAATTCCGACTTAATAGTAGAAGAGATATGGTTAGACGATGATGGAAATGGTCAATATGATATAAATACTAGAATTAAAAATATTGGTAATGAGGCGACACCAACTAATGAAGATATTTCGATAAAATATTACATAAATAATCAGTTAGTTGGTAATGATACTGAAAATCCTCTTGATCCAAATCAAGATGGAACAGAAACATTGAATAATTATCAGTTTACAAGCTCAGGTACGTACGATTTTAGAATTGAAATAGAACCAGTTTCTAATGAAAGTAATACAAATAATAACTCGTTAACACAATCATTCCAGATCGATGTAGGAGGAAGTAATTCGTCAGACCTAATAGTAGAAGAGATATGGTTAGACGATGATGGAAATGGTCAATATGATGTAAATACTAGAATTAAAAATATTGGTAATGAGGCGACACCAACTAATGAAGATATTTCGATAAAATATTACATAAATAATCAGTTAGTTGGTAATGATACTGAAAATCCTCTTGATCCAAATCAAGATGGAACAGAAGCATTGAATAATTATCAGTTTACAAGCTCAGGTACGTACGATTTCAGAATTGAAATAGAACCAGTTTCTAATGAAAGTAATACAAATAATAACTCGTTAACACAATCATTCCAGATCGATGTAGGAGGAAGTAATTCGTCAGACCTAATAGTAGAAGAGATATGGTTAGACGATGATGGAAATGGTCAATATGATGTAAATACTAGAATTAAAAATATTGGTAATGAAGCAACGCCAGCAAATGAAGATATTTCGATAAAATATTACATAAATAATCAGTTAGTTGGTAATGATACTGAAAATCCTCTTGATCCAAATCAAGATGGAACAGAAGCATTGAATAATTATCAGTTTACAAGCTCAGGTACGTACGATTTCAGAATTGAAATAGAACCAGTTTCTAATGAGAGTATTACAAATAATAACTCACTATCACAGTCATTCCAAATTTATATAGGAGGAAGTAATCCAATTTCTATTACTCCAGCGGATAATTGTTCCTCTAGTCCAATTATGCAGGTAGACACAGAGTATGAAGTAAATATTGATCTTAGTTC from Kordia antarctica encodes the following:
- a CDS encoding IS4 family transposase, coding for MGKSTYFSSKSVFGQLISLIDDSMIKKEVKKCNSDRYTKRFTTKDHLISMLFCSFSKCTSLREISGAMLGLSGKTSSFQLNHIPKRSTLSDANKKRDVLVFENIYHQLLKQYGGFLSDSRIKDVIKKQVKIFDSSTISLFKNIMECVGRHSKSGKRKGGIKVHTVVNADEIVPSLVWFSEAKTHDHKFLEKLNCDKNTIYVFDKGYNDYRAFEHFTAYETGFVTRIKDNASYRKIEDLDVADYIHNGVLEDQIIEVEVKKGKEKTPLKLRKVTFYDRVNKREFEFLTNLFDLRADLIAALYKIRWQIELLFKQLKQNFPLKYFLGDNENAIKIQIYCVLIVNLLFAVIKKRLKRSWAFSNLVSFCKIHLFNYINLMKFLENPEKDWIIDKAESEQLTFNW
- a CDS encoding tetratricopeptide repeat protein, with the protein product MRKIILFFIITATLSLHGQEITKIDSLLTKLDSTANQNQKFEILEKIIYISFNKSQKVDSLSKFYIEYIRIAKKKNEYQKLIKCYLYLSENFLKERQKEDAFFYIDSATQVNNILRSDKQKILIINQKGRIFEAFEEYQKAINVFKDIYSIEDIYSKCGATPCNVISNIGVAEKKLGNALKSIEYHLEALECLELNPNPQIYNFVINNIGWAYMDIEQYDKAEEYFLKALTSMEANENERSAANIYRSIAINYSRWGKYEEALNYNKKALDIYLKQGRKLLIYDVTENIAITYARMENFSKAESYSSNALKIAKEINFELGIKGSKLTLAQTLISAKKFLEAEKYLLDISKDTSNTRFRQVLMEAYLQSSSILYEKTGNYRESLKFQQRFKSFSDSIVSEGKEKEITEIERKYNIEKKEKELAIEREEKQELLYRNSELNWYLAVTIAGIVLSILIILLFYRSYKLKREAEIQKKSKKILSLENKIFTLISVQKETKLQTKISFDEHLKETYNITNKMLAFWKLQAQGYVEREIAEILGLKESGIETRRNSLYTKFFQKEKKKFNRNTSIGLYLNEITQFYEEKIHQINTSIKDNT
- a CDS encoding M43 family zinc metalloprotease; this encodes MMTKKLYQKYLKILAIIFLFFINSCSEENDEIQIINTDISVSASQTTILWIDEFDLNDQINSSFYFNYGNVNSNEVQTSITINQDSTIVTAFIDFKEEFRNKYDDINLSNNTASISLEQDDPNESIDEDEEDEISSSDIIDLNQSLESSLSNFNLNQIGILQLPIQIHIINDDSGNGGLDVSDVQTSLNRINSAFQFAKIEFVQCNQPNIINNSDFYNHIKNEEQFAVQNDVPDVLNIYIPKTITKVNNDNTTTSLGGYAFFPFEDVDRIYVKKSRFDETTLEHEIGHYLSLYHTHSTAGDNGVFGIGCLFEGDGICDTPTDPNLSGNVNSNCEYIGDTPNSALTNNIMSYSRSNCRTQFTNEQLIRMAFSARIHRTNLMCMSSPSNSDLIVEEIWLDDDGNGQYDINTRIKNIGNEATPTNEDISIKYYINNQLVGNDTENPLDPNQDGTETLNNYQFTSSGTYDFRIEIEPVSNESNTNNNSLTQSFQIDVGGSNSSDLIVEEIWLDDDGNGQYDVNTRIKNIGNEATPTNEDISIKYYINNQLVGNDTENPLDPNQDGTEALNNYQFTSSGTYDFRIEIEPVSNESNTNNNSLTQSFQIDVGGSNSSDLIVEEIWLDDDGNGQYDVNTRIKNIGNEATPANEDISIKYYINNQLVGNDTENPLDPNQDGTEALNNYQFTSSGTYDFRIEIEPVSNESITNNNSLSQSFQIYIGGSNPISITPADNCSSSPIMQVDTEYEVNIDLSSNNYTYGSPIEGESSGGSNVKGVWLEIDIPSNWSGMHNIIISDVSNNFDPVIGLKSFCSSSFYLYQPNTSLRFANSNGNGNGESFQFNANASSNFYIRIYHYYGNETPNISFKIKVE